One window of the Flavobacteriaceae bacterium YJPT1-3 genome contains the following:
- a CDS encoding DUF177 domain-containing protein — MKDLKIFTIPFVGLKEGSHAFEFDLGDSFFAHFDYDDFNHMDLAGALTLVKKSTMLELRFAVNGQAEVNCDLTNEPYDQPMSGTYDLVIKFGPEFNDEHEDILILPHGEFEINVAHYFYELAVLSMPNKRVHPGVADGSLDSEVLKKLEELSIDNRQIASKEQEIDPRWDELKKLLTDK; from the coding sequence ATGAAGGATTTGAAGATATTCACAATTCCATTCGTGGGATTGAAAGAGGGGAGCCACGCCTTCGAGTTTGATTTAGGCGACTCGTTCTTTGCGCATTTTGATTATGACGATTTCAATCATATGGATTTGGCTGGTGCTTTAACACTGGTTAAAAAGTCCACCATGCTTGAATTACGATTCGCGGTAAATGGCCAGGCAGAGGTTAATTGTGATCTGACCAATGAGCCTTACGACCAGCCAATGAGCGGCACTTATGATCTGGTGATCAAATTTGGCCCTGAGTTCAATGACGAGCACGAAGATATTTTGATCTTGCCGCATGGCGAATTTGAGATCAATGTAGCTCATTATTTTTATGAGTTGGCTGTACTATCCATGCCCAACAAACGGGTTCATCCCGGAGTGGCGGACGGTAGTTTAGATTCAGAGGTGCTCAAGAAATTAGAAGAATTGAGTATCGATAATCGTCAAATAGCATCCAAAGAACAAGAAATAGATCCCCGTTGGGACGAATTGAAAAAACTTTTAACAGACAAATAA
- a CDS encoding riboflavin synthase, whose amino-acid sequence MFTGIIETLGQIARIEQEEDNLHFYIDCDLARELKVDQSVAHNGVCLTVVDVNAKQYQVTAIAETLEKTNLGDWEPGQLVNLERAMVLGARLDGHLVQGHVDQTGRCIARQEQEGSWLFRFEYDASTGNQTIEKGSITVNGVSLTAVNSSHGQFSVAIIPYTYQHTTFQQLKVGDQVNLEFDVIGKYVQRYIRLLD is encoded by the coding sequence ATGTTCACAGGAATCATTGAGACCTTAGGTCAAATAGCCCGTATAGAGCAAGAAGAAGACAATCTGCATTTCTATATTGATTGCGATCTCGCTCGCGAACTTAAAGTAGATCAGAGTGTCGCTCATAATGGGGTGTGCCTTACGGTAGTTGATGTGAATGCCAAGCAGTATCAGGTGACCGCTATTGCTGAGACCCTAGAAAAAACCAATCTCGGCGACTGGGAACCGGGGCAACTGGTCAATTTAGAACGGGCCATGGTGCTGGGGGCGCGATTGGATGGCCATCTCGTACAGGGACATGTGGATCAAACGGGCAGATGTATTGCCCGTCAAGAACAAGAGGGAAGTTGGTTATTTCGATTCGAATATGACGCTTCAACTGGTAATCAAACCATTGAAAAAGGATCGATCACGGTGAATGGCGTCAGTCTGACTGCGGTCAACTCGTCTCACGGCCAATTTAGTGTGGCTATTATTCCGTACACTTATCAGCATACCACCTTCCAGCAGTTGAAAGTAGGGGACCAAGTCAATTTAGAGTTTGATGTAATTGGGAAGTACGTTCAACGCTATATACGCTTGCTTGATTGA
- the rpmF gene encoding 50S ribosomal protein L32 has product MAHPKRKISKTRRDKRRTHYKAAVPTIGTDPTTGEAHLYHRAHWHEGKLYYRGQVVIDATEDAEVA; this is encoded by the coding sequence ATGGCACATCCAAAACGAAAAATCTCGAAAACGAGAAGAGATAAAAGAAGAACGCATTACAAAGCTGCAGTTCCTACGATCGGTACAGACCCGACTACTGGAGAGGCACATTTGTATCACAGAGCACACTGGCATGAAGGGAAATTATATTACCGGGGCCAGGTTGTTATTGATGCTACAGAAGACGCTGAGGTCGCCTAA
- the pdxA gene encoding 4-hydroxythreonine-4-phosphate dehydrogenase PdxA, with amino-acid sequence MKDAQSIRVGISIGDLNGIGSEIILKTFADTRMLEFCTPVVFASTKTLSLAKKQMQLSTTFHGVQQASDAVTGKLNVVNVWKEVPSLQFGEETKEAGSYALKSLRAATESLKEGTVDVLVTAPINKSNIQEEGFQFPGHTDYLAQELGGKSLMFMVTDTLKVGLLTDHVPVSEVSNHITTKLVRDKVETIIHTLKQDFAHRKPKVAVLGINPHVGDKGVIGKEDDEVLIPTLDQLRAEGRLVYGPYAADSFFGSQNYKNFDAIVAAYHDQGLIPFKTLSFGKGVNFTAGLAKVRTSPDHGTAYEIAGKGLADAGSFQQAVFTALSIYKNRSQYQRLSKDPLEPLSRKLKASRNKGGRSRDRNPNKK; translated from the coding sequence ATGAAGGATGCACAAAGTATACGCGTAGGTATTTCCATAGGTGACCTGAACGGAATTGGCAGCGAAATCATACTCAAGACCTTTGCGGATACACGCATGCTTGAATTTTGTACTCCGGTAGTTTTTGCCTCTACAAAAACCCTTTCACTGGCTAAAAAGCAAATGCAATTGAGCACGACCTTCCACGGGGTTCAACAGGCCAGTGACGCAGTGACGGGCAAATTGAATGTGGTGAATGTTTGGAAAGAGGTACCCAGCTTACAATTTGGAGAAGAGACCAAAGAAGCCGGAAGCTACGCTTTGAAGTCGTTGAGAGCCGCTACTGAATCGCTAAAAGAAGGCACGGTAGATGTTTTGGTCACAGCGCCCATCAATAAATCCAATATTCAAGAAGAAGGGTTCCAATTTCCCGGCCATACCGATTATTTGGCTCAGGAGCTGGGTGGGAAAAGCCTCATGTTTATGGTAACCGATACCCTAAAGGTGGGCTTGCTTACGGATCATGTACCCGTTTCTGAAGTCAGTAATCACATTACAACCAAGCTTGTTCGAGATAAGGTGGAGACCATCATCCATACCCTAAAACAGGATTTCGCCCATCGAAAACCCAAGGTGGCTGTGCTAGGCATCAATCCTCATGTGGGCGATAAGGGAGTGATTGGAAAAGAAGATGATGAGGTTTTGATCCCCACTCTCGATCAGCTTCGCGCGGAAGGTAGATTGGTTTACGGCCCCTATGCTGCAGACAGTTTTTTTGGATCGCAGAATTATAAAAATTTTGACGCAATTGTGGCGGCCTATCACGATCAGGGACTGATTCCCTTTAAAACCCTGTCTTTTGGAAAGGGGGTCAATTTTACCGCCGGACTCGCTAAAGTACGCACCTCACCTGACCACGGGACAGCCTATGAAATAGCGGGAAAAGGCCTGGCAGACGCGGGTTCCTTCCAGCAAGCGGTCTTTACTGCATTAAGCATTTACAAGAACCGATCCCAATACCAACGCCTGTCTAAGGATCCCCTGGAGCCGCTTTCGCGAAAGCTTAAAGCCTCCAGAAATAAAGGGGGTAGGTCTCGTGACCGGAACCCCAACAAAAAGTAG